Genomic segment of Plasmodium vinckei vinckei genome assembly, chromosome: PVVCY_10:
TACAGTATCCTTGCCATTTTTCTTATCATCAATGACAATATTTGAGTTGGCATcttcatttgttttatttcccCTTTTTGAAGTAACCACTAACTTATCaacattttctttatctcTATTTTTGGtggtatttattttattatttttataagatGAGTAGTATGAGAAATTTGAGcgataataattattagtatgggaataataatttgaatatttatttcgaTCTTTTAGATAataatcattatatttataatcataaaataaatcatgtttccattttttttcatctatATAATAGGcattatttgtttgtttaattttgttatcatttatatttttgttttttacatttttatcatttatttcaaatCTATTGTcgtgtaaaaaatatcgtGACTCTTTAGGTACATAACATGGATCTTctatcattttttcttttatcgatgcattttgattttctccattttttgaaacttgtatattatcaatgttattaattttttcatcactcgacttttcattaatttcattttttttttcattgcTAGAATTTATGTCTATTGAATTATGATCATTGTCGTCTATTCTGCTAAACTTATCTGACTCTGTTTCATTTGTACTTTTAGATTGATTAATGtgattttgtttatttttaatgtcaCTATCACTTATATCTGTCTTATAATCATCAAAAACATTTCTTTCTTCctctaaaatattttcctttcttatattatttatatcccccttttttaattttaaattagaGCGTGCAATAgagaatatttttctcaTCGTTGTATATAATGAGATGCTTTATGTATctgcaaaaatatatataagctaaatatatttcaaacTCAAAGGAATGAAATATTCAaattcttatatatattttttacaccagcattattattctattttttatgtatattaccCACCACTTTTCAAGCccttattttattctttttgtttatatggCATATATTGTGTGTGCCTTTTTCTtcctttctttttttttactgtGTTTGCTACCCCTTATCAGATTTGAATTATGAATATGCtactttatattttgtgtgCCAACTTATGAGTATAAAATGggctattattttttcctatttttttaattttttttttttggctttataactatatattatactaaCGATCATACTAAcgattatttaatttgtttttttaaaaccgTAAATTGTAAGATTAGGCATCATGCTTATaaaatacacatatataatatgaaataaaaatgtatacaatatattatatatacttatttatttataattacataaataatcaACTGTACTTATTATGTAAGTGTGTTGAAGAGGTCTAATATATGTGTACCTATGTTAGGGAATTAAAAtcacaaattaaaaaaaaaaaaaatatatttttgttaattattcaagttaatttttctattgTACAAGGTGATATATATTAGGGGAAATAAGgctattaaaaatgagagaaaaaataagagagagaaaaaaaaaaaaatctggatgcaaatatataaatagtcatacatatattaaaattgcaATAATATGTGGGaatacattaaaaaaaaaaattacaaaacttatgatatatattacaagcctataattttttaatttaaaaaaaaaaatacaaaaaaagtgGTGAACAAGGTGATTAACcaatatgatgaaaaaaaatataagggAATGGCTAAGTGTGCATTcacacatataatatacaaactAAATAAAAGGAAGTAggttaaaattttttaattgataAGAACAatcaaaaagaaataacatatatatacattttatattacactataatgataaatatttattaaaaattaaaataaaaaattatagccATAAAAGAACAATTATGTGttagtatataaaatgtacaAACATgctatttgttttttttttatctttcaATTATGAACTATTGTAAATTTTACTTAATTTCTTTGAAGGATGTTTAACTATGTATGGTATTTATGTGTACACATATTTGTAGATTATGCAAATTGTATTATACTACTATAAAATAAGAGTAGCAAACTGGCTTGACAGGCTTAAATAATGATCATATTAATTAGCcacttttttaatatatatgaaaaagatTTAACAGTGTTAGCCAACTGTATTAgcaattataaaataaaagataacCGTGATAACCATAAAGttaatatgtaaaaaaatgataagcTACATGCATAaaggaagaaaataaatacttttaaaaatataaaacattacatatttatgtgtcaaataaaactaaaaatgtaaacaCATAGTGGTGTACGCTTGtgtgtataaaaaaaaaatttatatatcaaattttatttgcatataAACAAACTCTAATCTTTGTAAGACTAGAACATGGGCAGCATGTACTGCTGCAACAGTTCCTATAATTCTTGTTTTCCGATCAGTAGTTCCAGGTATTAATTCTCCTTTTCTACTTATTTTGATTTGTGCACCTGTActgttcataatatttgtaaGTCTAACACCATTTTTACCAATAACGGATCCGATAAACTCATCGGGAATTTGTATAGATATTTCACATggcaaattaaataaatcacGATTATTTctcattaaataattcatcatatttatgTCTACATATTGTTCATGTTGAAATAGTCCATATTGTTGTGACATTACATAATTATTCATtggtatattattaataaaattatgagATATATTTCGAATTCCatttctattattattattagtaacagtttcaatatttaattctttattataattaatatttaataaatcttTTAAGTTTGGATCTGTTTGAATTGAGGCAATAACTTTTGTTGTTGTATCACGAACCGATTCAAACGGGCCGACTATTGATATAACTCTTTCATTCAATCCATCTTCACGATTagatatttgtatttttgttcctgtattattttgtagTTGTTTAATTTGATGTCCTCCTTTTCCAATGATAGCACTTACTGCTGATTTTGGTACTACAATTTTACATGTATAagtttgtattttattttcttttttattattattgataTTATTTGGTATTGATATTTGTCTTatcttatttaaaataattataattacattatttatttgttcttGTTTACCACATATTACTAAAACTCTTTTTTGTGTATTTGGAAAGTAAGAATTATTTGGTGATAGTTTTAAACTACATcctgttttattttcaataccTGATATGATTGATCCATATTTGCCTATAATCGATCCTGCtactaaattatttattagcATCTTTACAAAACACAATTGGCTAGTACCACATTTTATTGTTTGCTCTTCCTCTGTACTATTCCCCATTCTGTTGCTCCAAGTGCATGTGTGTATGCAGAAAATGGTAGCAATAAACAAGATTTACTAAGATTTAATCAAATATaatcaaatttttatgtcaccctattttttattactctACAACCTCTAATAATTTACATTTCAGCTAGTAGCCcgacaaaaaataaaataaatcacaACAATAAAGAAAGTATATACCTTTTTAACAGTATAAAATTTGCATAGTCATATCTATGTTTTATGTAAGGGGCATGAATAAAATGACTATAATAATGTTTATACATATAGTgtaaacataaaattgGGATATGGAAAAGAAACAAAAGGATGATTTATTTGGtctctatttttttgttttacttTTGcatttgaattaaaaaatgtgagaagcaaaaaatggaagaagcaaaaaatggaagaagcaaaaaatagaagaagcaaaaaatagaagaagcaaaaaatataagaagGACAAAATAAAGCATGTTTATTTTGAGAATACAATATGGGACTTCCAACATATGCATTTGTAAagttatgtaaaaaattttacacCTTCAAAATTGTATCGAATGTATgcagtaaaaaaataagaaagtAAAACAAAACCTGgcatttttatcaacaGGTTGTTTTCACCAAATTTTGCAACTTAATAAAGAGTATTACTTTgtaaggaaataaaaaaaaattgtaaattaGAAGGAGCTAGTCattgtaataattatgctacctatatgttttatttttattactttaaatttaaatgataatgaaCATATTATTGAAATGTTTAGTAActtatgtaataataaaaatcgaTTAAATAAGTCTTACATTTAAAGCTTACTAATTTAGAGTTCTGATTAAATATGGGATTGTCTTGACTATACAAGTTTGAATAAAACCCTCGCTTTAAGTATGGCATTCCATCTTATAAATCCACACACGCAGTGAAGGTATTAATATCCTCCAGTATTATTCTCATAAATTGCTGACGTGTAGAATAGTGTAAAAATAGTTCATTGCTAATACAGCTTGCTGATTGAAAGGGTTTACATAGTGATAGCTATTCATTTGgttgtttattttaaaattttaaaatttggaaatacgtaattatatatacatatttataataaagtGAAGTTATCATAAAAGTTGTCTGTTTAAAtgaaacaattttaaattataaaaacaaaaaaaattatattttaattaaagaaatatataccatatatatatatatatataaatttaataaaagtattaaggacaacatatataatattttaaatattttttgttgaatttattatttttttaaagcatatttataaaattttaaacgaaaaaaataataaataaatagtgTAAAAGATAAAACTAGGCATTTTCCAAGGCATCATTAAACTTATCTAGCATGATGCTACATATGTTTGACAGGTCGTCTAATGAATCTTTCAAAATGTTTATAGCAGGTTCACCtgtaatttattaaaaattaattatgtaaatataaaactgtttagtatatattaagaaatagttgtgatataaatagtatGTACAAACCTGTTGTCTGGAttcttaaatttatttctgCTTGTGTTGGGTGAGGTACTGTATAACCAGCAAATTCTATTCCTTCCTTTTGAAGTAAAATACAACGTAAACAATTTcctatataaaacaaattagcatgtcaaataatattataaaaaatattaataaataaaatattctatatatgtacatagcCATGCTGTATACTCATAAGAGCAACGCAGCAAAAGATCAATACATATATTGAGATAGATagatatatagaaaaagaattgacaaataaataagctGCATGaataatagaaatattattacatttacaacattttttatattttttgaaataccTAATGTATGatcttcattttcaaaGCAAAATGTAGCATGAGTTATCGTTTTCAAATTCTGAAAATATGCTTTttcttccatttttttttaaaaagtttataaaaattgatataatattcctttacaaaataaatatacttgGTAAAGAAATTTAATTTAGCAGTATTTCtacttttattaattaattttaaaaaaaaaaaaaaaaaaaaaatgactcTCCCTTTTTTTGGTacataaatttatgaataaaacacaaaagttgttattatatatttcatcatgaatatataaaacttgaattaaataataaaaaaattaaaaaggaaatataaataaatcaaatatataaatataacagtagcaaaaaatatatataatatagacTAAATTTATGGATCAATGtagtatttatatatataacccacgttgttattttatttgttcagccacttgtttatttatttcaatataaaatgtgtttaaaaaaaaaattaaattaatatcactaaatatatttatttaaaacaaaatgtacaatttataatatttcaataGTATATTCTCAGatcttcatattttttaattttttttcaatttttttcacgCTGCTTATTGTATGactctatttttttaatatcaactccctttaaatttataaatatgtcttgaaattttttttttagatgGGTAAAAGACCCAACTAAAGAATCTCGCACTAATTGATCTATAGACTGttaatcataaaaaaaaaaaaatggaaaatatgtagaaaaatgtaacaaaaaaatgtcgTAATAAAGCATTTTTTAGTATAAAATAGTTAGCtacatttttcaaaaatctCTCACCACATATCCTTTTTGATATTTACAAAAGAAAATAGttgcataaataatatctCGTTCGTCTGGTGAGTTTGTTCTTATTATggattttatattttccccGTTTGAcctaaaaaaggaaaataataacaacaaaaatgttatatatatatatatactatgtGTATTGGGCTTTCTAGCTATGTGaacttttttattgatCACAATTGGTTCCCCTGATTAAggatatgtttttttttgtattttactttttcgTTATGAAATACAAATGAATGTCTGACATATCCATATAGGTAGGGATAAAATTTGATGGCTTgtcaaataatatatctttctttgtcaaataaaatgaattcCATAAAAAATCTACTGAATAACTTTTATTGTTTAATGTAATTGCAAACCGTAAACCCGATcgcataataaataaatatgctgggtaaaaaataaataacccTAAAGTGTGAATTTTAGGATCTATAtatgaaaagaaaatattatatatatcagaagaagataaataaatttgaataaattCATTAACATTTgttaaatgttttaaaactAGTTTTgctatattatcattaattGTTACAGGACCTTTTACATTTATTGATGTAACaaaagtttttttattattaatataaatattttttgaaactttcacttttataaaataacctatcatatatgattttaataataagttATTTCCATTATGAACAGATTCTTttctaaatttattattagacCCTATATGTTTTGATAAAAACCATTCGATAAGTGTAAAACCATCTGAATGtaagttttttttctttttactAACATCAATATCTAAAGCGTTTAATTCCTTtacttttataatatcaCCATCCTGCATATCTCCTAAGATAATAATTGGATTATGTACTTCTCCTAATTCTAATGCcgtatttataatttcatttactttatttatgtctatatttttttcaaacaaTTCATTATTCATGTTTTCAAATATAACCTGAGAATTGCTATTATTATCTtccatatttaaaacattattttcatatatatacttttcttctatttcttgagtatttattttattatatttgatgGTACCATATTCTAAGACGTCTAAACCGtacatgttttttatattgtgaATAAACAATggtttatcattattatttttaaatgtaaaactacataaacaaaattttttttgatttgtatattcttcatttatttttaaaaaaatatctatTGTATCAATGGAACTTTCAATCATTTCAATATCTTTGATTAATATgtcttttataatattaccTTTTTCACTAATAACTACAATTTTACATTGTGggtcattttttaattccaacattaatgaatatattttattatttattttatgatttacccaataaatacaatttcTTAATAGACATTTACTTGgaatatatctttttactcgattttttgtttttaacaattcaatattgtttttatttatataattttttaacacCATACTCTCACTTAtttcactttttattttatttttttttttttctatactACTTTTATTGCTTGATAATTTTGCATTATAGCTAGTTTGATTTGTTTTACTACTTCTCTCCGATGAAATCGAAGATATGTAAACTGAGGAAGGCGCATTTCCCATTATGTTGTCTTTTTTgttctatatttatctatatCTTTATTAGTTCATACATACCAGATTGGTTTGTcacattataaaaaatggaataattGGGGTGAcccaaataaattattaaaaaaaattttaagaaAAGTTGATACAAAAACTTTATGACCagttaatataaaacatgCACGTacatgtaatatatatgtatatataaataattaagtattaatatacatatttagacatttttttcgtattattatttgttccACCAAAaagacatatataaataatttttttttgtacaattttaataaaaatagaaggtaaaattgataaaatatattgggTGCACGATTAAATATGAACgttgtttttgttttccTTCATAAATACAGTtgttacattttatttatgactgttcagaaaaaaattgttaattaaattaaaaagacaatatattaatataatttatggaaactataaatttaaaaatattacttcaaattttaaaacattttaaaatacttaaaaataataagtaaaaaaaaaatatatttaatagatATTGAATTGTAAGAGTATATTTGGATCGTAGAAAATTGTTGTGTGCAAAACTTATATTTACTTTGAAAGTTGTAAAACgatgttaatatatatattttaaaataattcttAACAAAAGTATGggaatatttgaaaatgagTTTTTTCAAATGTGATGATATTTATACCATTCAATTGTTTGGTGGCAAAATGTgttaatatacattttaagTGTATTCATAAGTTATATCTAATTAAAAATACCAAGCTTacttaaatattattaacctttgaaaatataccattttaatatttcattgaaattttgtgaaaaaataatataaaaggaTATACATATCTTTAAATTGGTATTACCCATTTTGTattaaagaataaaaaaagtttattaTGAGAAAGTAAAGCATAAGAATATAATTCAATGAAACTAAATTAAagacaaaatataataatataaatattcttattattttgtctatacatattatatatgtatgggTGTATATTTGTCTTATTGATTATCATGTtatcttaattttttttacatggtattattatataagcTCGTTTTCAATatgtaaaagaaaaatgattttttatatattcctcttgataaatgtaaaaaacatggatattaaaaaaatatattttttaaaattcatttttaattaaataaacaattattatattttttaaaatttgtttatacattataatttttcatatcgcaatacattttattatgatatataaattgtGTCGCAAGTGATTTATATGAACATTTTGTAACTCtcacaatttttaatttacacACAGTTAAGAAtgacataaataaaaaaaaaaaaataaataatatgaaagaataattaaataaaataaagtataaataatttaaaataaaaagataaaGGAAAAATCGATAAAAGCTACAGAATATGAATGCTTAAAACATAGAAGGTTTGTGATaaggaatatttttttttattaattttttttataagttaaaaaatataatgtgtaaaggtaaaatattatggggatataaaacaattcctttttctcatttttaaatttggcttaattttttttgtttattattttttagttacacatataatatatatctttcAGTTTTCATTCCCTTTTTTcgttatatatgttttgcATACCATTTTAATAGTttgacattttttttgtaagaATAATGCTGTCTAATGGGGTTACTtgaacattttaaaaaaggttttaattatttattttgttaaggtaaaataataaagtgtaaaaaaaaataatttgtttgttttatattttatacgtACTTCAATACATGTTCACACAAAATGAACAAACTAAAAGTCCAAAAAACAATTGACCAGTTTTTTGCTATCAAACCTAAAAAAAGTGTAAGCGCGAGTATCGAAGTTATGACAAGCGCATCCTCAGATTCATTGGTTAGTAGTTGTATTGAAGAAATCGAAAAAAgtcaaaataatttgaaaaaaagaaagattAACAATGATattgatataataaaaaaagaaaaagaattaCGTTTAAGCAAAGATGAAGAGATCATAGATATAAGCAATGTAGGAATCGAACCAGgaattataaagaaaaaaataatggaaaaaGAATTAGTTGATTACAATTACattgaagaaataaaaaacttaATGCATGCGGAATGGTATGAACATTTAGAAggtgaattaaaaaaaaattattttaaaaatatgtatttaagaataaaagatgaaagaaaaaaaaaagtaatatatCCACCTGAGAATTTAGTATTTACTGCTTTTTTGAAAACCCcattatcaaaaataaaagtagtTATTGTTGGACAAGATCCTTATCATCAAAAAGGACAAGCCATGGGATTATGTTTTTCAGTCCCTATTGGTATTAAAATACCACcaagtttaaaaaatattttaaaagaaattaaacaaaaaagtgATCATGGTGATTTAACTAGCTGGACAGAACAAGGA
This window contains:
- a CDS encoding RNA-binding protein Nova-1, putative codes for the protein MGNSTEEEQTIKCGTSQLCFVKMLINNLVAGSIIGKYGSIISGIENKTGCSLKLSPNNSYFPNTQKRVLVICGKQEQINNVIIIILNKIRQISIPNNINNNKKENKIQTYTCKIVVPKSAVSAIIGKGGHQIKQLQNNTGTKIQISNREDGLNERVISIVGPFESVRDTTTKVIASIQTDPNLKDLLNINYNKELNIETVTNNNNRNGIRNISHNFINNIPMNNYVMSQQYGLFQHEQYVDINMMNYLMRNNRDLFNLPCEISIQIPDEFIGSVIGKNGVRLTNIMNSTGAQIKISRKGELIPGTTDRKTRIIGTVAAVHAAHVLVLQRLEFVYMQIKFDI
- a CDS encoding DNA-directed RNA polymerases I and III subunit RPAC2, putative: MEEKAYFQNLKTITHATFCFENEDHTLGNCLRCILLQKEGIEFAGYTVPHPTQAEINLRIQTTGEPAINILKDSLDDLSNICSIMLDKFNDALENA
- a CDS encoding uracil-DNA glycosylase, putative, translated to MNKLKVQKTIDQFFAIKPKKSVSASIEVMTSASSDSLVSSCIEEIEKSQNNLKKRKINNDIDIIKKEKELRLSKDEEIIDISNVGIEPGIIKKKIMEKELVDYNYIEEIKNLMHAEWYEHLEGELKKNYFKNMYLRIKDERKKKVIYPPENLVFTAFLKTPLSKIKVVIVGQDPYHQKGQAMGLCFSVPIGIKIPPSLKNILKEIKQKSDHGDLTSWTEQGVFLLNTSLTVEENKPASHKSYGWETFTDKVIDIINEKKKQIVFMLWGNFAIKKCAKIDTKKHFILKSGHPSPLSIKHFVNCDHFNKCNNFLIKNNMSPIKWELPQ